Proteins from one Megalops cyprinoides isolate fMegCyp1 chromosome 11, fMegCyp1.pri, whole genome shotgun sequence genomic window:
- the n6amt1 gene encoding methyltransferase N6AMT1 isoform X2 produces MRNRVQRRNTSYELEDLLAVPCMVDHTCTSPRLSARMIPTPAYSHAGRGPFAEVYEPAEDSFLLIDALEQDANRLRLIRPSLCLEVGSGSGVVSAFLASVIGPEAFYLCTDVNPAAAQCTLETSSCNAVSLQPVVTDLVDALLPRLCGKVEVLLFNPPYVVTPSEEVGGSGIEAAWAGGRRGREVMDRFFPLVPQLLSWQGLFYLVTVAENDPEEIISLLGKSGLRGEVCLSRRAGRESLFILRFCRT; encoded by the exons ATGAGGAATAGAGTACAAAGACGGAATAC GAGTTACGAGTTGGAGGATCTATTGGCTGTTCCGTGCATGGTtgaccacacatgcacatcgCCCCGCTTGTCTGCCAGGATGATCCCCACCCCCGCCTACTCACACGCTGGGCGTGGCCCCTTTGCTGAAGTGTATGAGCCTGCTGAGGACTCTTTCCTGTTGATTGATGCTCTGGAGCAGGATGCTAATAGGCTGCGCCTTATCAG GCCATCTTTGTGTCTGGAGGTGGGCAGTGGCTCAGGGGTGGTGTCTGCCTTCTTAGCTTCAGTAATTGGACCTGAAGCTTTTTACCT CTGCACAGATGTGAACCCGGCAGCAGCGCAGTGCACTCTGGAGACATCCAGCTGCAATGCTGTCAGTCTACAGCCCGTTGTCACGGACCtg GTGGATGCTCTGCTCCCACGGCTCTGTGGAAAGGTGGAGGTTCTGCTTTTCAATCCACCATATGTTGTTACCCCATCagaggag GTTGGTGGCAGTGGCATTGAGGCTGCCTGGGCTGGAGGGAGGCGGGGCCGAGAAGTGATGGACAGGTTTTTCCCTCTAGTTCCACAGCTGCTGTCCTGGCAGGGGCTGTTCTACCTGGTGACTGTTGCTGAAAATGACCCAG aGGAGATCATCAGTCTACTGGGCAAGTCTGGGCTGCGGGGGGAGGTATGCCTGTCTCGCcgtgctgggagagagagcctGTTCATCCTGCGTTTCTGCAGAACCTGA
- the n6amt1 gene encoding methyltransferase N6AMT1 isoform X1 gives MEFYPKGHHPASLRLWHDSDVERDVKYFKSYELEDLLAVPCMVDHTCTSPRLSARMIPTPAYSHAGRGPFAEVYEPAEDSFLLIDALEQDANRLRLIRPSLCLEVGSGSGVVSAFLASVIGPEAFYLCTDVNPAAAQCTLETSSCNAVSLQPVVTDLVDALLPRLCGKVEVLLFNPPYVVTPSEEVGGSGIEAAWAGGRRGREVMDRFFPLVPQLLSWQGLFYLVTVAENDPEEIISLLGKSGLRGEVCLSRRAGRESLFILRFCRT, from the exons ATGGAGTTTTATCCGAAAGGGCATCACCCAGCTTCCCTTCGTTTATGGCATGATTCTGATGTTGAACGTGATGTGAAGTACTTTAA GAGTTACGAGTTGGAGGATCTATTGGCTGTTCCGTGCATGGTtgaccacacatgcacatcgCCCCGCTTGTCTGCCAGGATGATCCCCACCCCCGCCTACTCACACGCTGGGCGTGGCCCCTTTGCTGAAGTGTATGAGCCTGCTGAGGACTCTTTCCTGTTGATTGATGCTCTGGAGCAGGATGCTAATAGGCTGCGCCTTATCAG GCCATCTTTGTGTCTGGAGGTGGGCAGTGGCTCAGGGGTGGTGTCTGCCTTCTTAGCTTCAGTAATTGGACCTGAAGCTTTTTACCT CTGCACAGATGTGAACCCGGCAGCAGCGCAGTGCACTCTGGAGACATCCAGCTGCAATGCTGTCAGTCTACAGCCCGTTGTCACGGACCtg GTGGATGCTCTGCTCCCACGGCTCTGTGGAAAGGTGGAGGTTCTGCTTTTCAATCCACCATATGTTGTTACCCCATCagaggag GTTGGTGGCAGTGGCATTGAGGCTGCCTGGGCTGGAGGGAGGCGGGGCCGAGAAGTGATGGACAGGTTTTTCCCTCTAGTTCCACAGCTGCTGTCCTGGCAGGGGCTGTTCTACCTGGTGACTGTTGCTGAAAATGACCCAG aGGAGATCATCAGTCTACTGGGCAAGTCTGGGCTGCGGGGGGAGGTATGCCTGTCTCGCcgtgctgggagagagagcctGTTCATCCTGCGTTTCTGCAGAACCTGA